A genomic stretch from Acidobacteriota bacterium includes:
- a CDS encoding proton-conducting transporter membrane subunit, with product MQTLLLSALVGPFVLSAVLAAIGAGDRRVVGWIVGIGRAISVSAAFALVAFAMGGPPKPLGTARLFRVDALSALVACCVAVVGAIGLSFGPGAPGSVHDTPAMRRVFQAYGNVFVLAMLLAVTVNSVALMWVAIEATTIASALLVPLHRSKASVEASWKYLLIGSVGIALAFAGTVLAYFDFVTITGLRQTALGWPLLMDKAPALDPGLLRLAFVFLLVGYGTKAGLAPMHTWLPDAHSEAPAPLSAMMSGVLLAVAQYAILRWKAVVDSTPGGAAFTSQVLLAIGLFSLLIGALSLVRQRSYKRLLAYSSVEHSGLICLGFAFGPAGVFASLLHMINHALAKSSSFLLAGRILGRYGSTEIADVRGLMRTMPATGTLFAAGVMALMGLPPFGLFVSEFLLFRAGFLSGHIWETGVALVIAGIGFVGLASHLLRMLYGTPPDGVVSGERDTWALVPIVVSVAALVVLGLFLPHAVTTLLGRIVEGMPG from the coding sequence ATGCAAACCCTGCTGCTGTCTGCGCTCGTTGGCCCCTTCGTCCTCTCGGCGGTACTGGCCGCCATCGGCGCGGGTGATCGCCGCGTTGTCGGCTGGATTGTCGGCATCGGCCGCGCGATCTCGGTCTCTGCGGCGTTCGCGCTGGTGGCCTTCGCCATGGGCGGCCCACCGAAGCCGCTCGGCACAGCACGCCTGTTTCGCGTGGACGCGCTCTCGGCACTGGTCGCGTGCTGTGTCGCCGTCGTGGGAGCGATTGGTCTGTCGTTCGGGCCCGGCGCGCCGGGATCCGTGCACGACACCCCGGCCATGCGCCGTGTGTTCCAGGCGTATGGCAACGTGTTCGTGCTGGCGATGCTGCTGGCGGTCACCGTCAATAGCGTGGCGTTGATGTGGGTCGCCATCGAGGCCACGACCATTGCCTCGGCGCTGCTGGTGCCCCTCCATCGATCGAAGGCGTCGGTGGAGGCCTCGTGGAAGTACCTCCTAATCGGATCGGTCGGCATCGCGCTGGCGTTCGCCGGCACTGTGCTGGCCTACTTTGATTTCGTCACGATCACAGGACTTCGGCAGACCGCGCTGGGTTGGCCGCTCCTGATGGACAAGGCGCCGGCGCTTGACCCGGGCCTCTTGCGCCTGGCGTTTGTCTTCCTGCTCGTCGGGTATGGCACCAAGGCCGGTCTGGCACCCATGCACACGTGGCTGCCCGATGCGCACTCGGAAGCCCCAGCCCCTCTTTCCGCGATGATGTCTGGCGTGCTGCTCGCGGTGGCGCAATACGCGATTCTGCGCTGGAAGGCAGTGGTTGACTCCACGCCGGGTGGCGCGGCGTTCACGAGCCAGGTACTGCTCGCCATCGGCCTGTTCTCGCTGCTGATTGGCGCGTTGAGCCTGGTCCGCCAGCGGAGCTACAAACGGCTGCTCGCCTACTCGAGCGTCGAGCACAGCGGCCTGATCTGTCTGGGATTCGCATTTGGACCGGCGGGCGTGTTCGCGTCGCTCCTGCACATGATCAATCACGCGCTCGCCAAGTCGAGCAGTTTCCTGCTCGCTGGACGGATTCTCGGGCGGTATGGGTCGACCGAGATCGCCGATGTGAGGGGTCTGATGCGGACCATGCCCGCCACCGGCACCCTGTTCGCGGCCGGCGTGATGGCGTTGATGGGACTGCCGCCGTTCGGTCTGTTCGTCTCGGAGTTCCTGCTGTTCCGCGCGGGATTTCTATCGGGGCACATCTGGGAGACGGGAGTGGCACTCGTCATCGCAGGCATCGGGTTCGTCGGCCTCGCCTCGCACCTGCTCCGCATGCTGTATGGCACCCCACCCGATGGCGTGGTATCGGGTGAACGCGACACTTGGGCGCTTGTGCCGATCGTGGTGTCGGTGGCGGCGCTGGTCGTTCTGGGCCTCTTTCTGCCTCACGCGGTCACGACGTTGCTCGGCCGCATCGTCGAAGGGATGCCGGGATGA
- a CDS encoding respiratory chain complex I subunit 1 family protein, translated as MFNATGVVIEIAQALLGLAVAPALVGLVGWVKARLQNRRGAPIWQPYAELRKLFGKESVVSSNASWVFRTAPYVVFGSTVVVALLVPVLVTPLPFNQVADLFALVYLLMLGTFALALGGLDPGTAFGGMGSSREMTIAALSEPAIALAILSLALGAGSTNLGEIAARTIAHPTVALSPGHILAFAALFIVMLAEAGRLPVDNPATHLELTMIHEAMILEYSGPLLALVEWASWLKLTVFLTLAANLFVPWGLATSLAPSALAIAFVTLLAKLVVLAILLAIFETRVAKLRLFRVPELLAMSFVLGLLAVTSSFSLR; from the coding sequence GTGTTCAATGCAACCGGTGTCGTGATCGAAATCGCGCAGGCGCTGCTGGGCCTCGCGGTGGCGCCCGCTCTGGTGGGTCTCGTTGGCTGGGTGAAGGCCCGGCTGCAAAACCGGCGCGGTGCCCCCATCTGGCAGCCGTACGCGGAACTGCGCAAGCTGTTCGGCAAAGAGAGCGTCGTGTCGTCCAACGCGTCGTGGGTGTTTCGCACGGCGCCGTACGTCGTCTTCGGCAGCACGGTTGTGGTGGCTCTACTGGTCCCCGTGCTCGTTACGCCCCTGCCGTTCAACCAGGTCGCCGACCTGTTTGCGCTGGTCTACCTCCTGATGCTCGGCACGTTCGCCCTCGCGCTGGGCGGCCTCGATCCGGGCACGGCATTCGGCGGCATGGGCAGCAGCCGCGAGATGACCATCGCCGCGCTCAGCGAACCGGCGATCGCCCTGGCCATTCTGTCGCTTGCGCTCGGCGCCGGATCGACCAATCTCGGCGAGATCGCCGCGCGCACGATTGCCCACCCGACCGTTGCGCTCAGCCCGGGCCACATTCTCGCCTTCGCGGCGCTCTTCATCGTCATGCTCGCTGAGGCCGGACGCCTGCCGGTGGACAACCCGGCGACCCATTTGGAGTTGACGATGATCCACGAGGCCATGATTTTGGAATACTCGGGCCCCCTGCTCGCCCTGGTGGAGTGGGCGTCGTGGCTCAAACTCACCGTGTTCCTGACGCTGGCCGCCAACCTGTTCGTGCCGTGGGGGCTGGCTACCTCGCTCGCGCCGTCGGCGCTCGCGATCGCGTTCGTCACTCTCCTGGCGAAACTCGTGGTGCTCGCGATCCTGCTGGCGATCTTTGAAACGCGGGTCGCGAAGCTCAGGCTGTTTCGCGTGCCCGAACTGCTGGCGATGTCCTTTGTGCTTGGCCTGCTGGCCGTCACGTCGTCATTTTCGTTGAGGTAA
- a CDS encoding proton-conducting transporter membrane subunit → MTAAFLFPLFWMMVAGYGIAAAGLVMPTRRLVRAVTAIGSVTGGAAGLTLACLVLWTDASLMLAAPSMLTIAGGWMIRLDRLGALFLALISGVAIPAGVYAASYTASYEDRYSTRWMAFNFGTFLLSMSLVAAAANAVTFLLCWELMAVSSFFLVVTEHDREESVRAGLWYLAMTHAGLLALLGAFFLLGPGDPAVTGWTFEAMRSAAPQLSSSTRNAIFVLALLGFGSKAGMVPFHVWLPRAHPAAPSHVSALMSAAMVKLGIYGLLRIGLDVLGGGPSWWGTLLIVLGAASALTGVLYALVADDLKKLLAYSTVENIGLVLLGVGAGFLFLSLSQPHAAMLAMAAALLHVINHAAFKGTLFLSAGSIVHATGTRDMNLMGGLVTRTPWTAATFLVGAMAIAALPPLNGFVSEWLLFQSFLPGVTSSQAAIAGLLTLGVGALALTGGLAAATFVKAFGISCLAIPRSTEAAHAHESPRSMRFGMVLMAASCPLLAFATIPVLTTITGALAGLGGLAWTAPAFHLGVTLRTPNGMAAMSPAAIGVVLVAALTGIWIVVRVVARPRVRVGDTWGCGRIGQTPRMEYTSTAFAEPLRRVFDQLYRPNEDRAVGVVRPESPYYIQSMTYQTTIHPWFQRTLYDPLIEGVEQVAGWARRMQSGSVNAYLGYIVFVLVVLLVWVIGF, encoded by the coding sequence ATGACCGCCGCCTTCCTGTTCCCGCTCTTCTGGATGATGGTGGCCGGTTACGGCATCGCCGCCGCCGGCCTGGTGATGCCCACCCGGCGGCTGGTGCGTGCGGTCACCGCGATCGGATCGGTGACGGGCGGAGCGGCGGGACTCACGCTGGCGTGTCTCGTGTTGTGGACCGACGCCTCACTGATGCTCGCTGCCCCATCGATGCTGACGATCGCCGGCGGCTGGATGATTCGTCTCGATCGACTGGGCGCACTCTTCCTCGCGCTCATCTCTGGCGTCGCCATCCCGGCAGGCGTTTACGCCGCAAGTTACACCGCGTCGTACGAGGACCGCTACTCAACACGCTGGATGGCGTTCAATTTCGGCACCTTCCTGCTCAGCATGAGCCTGGTAGCCGCTGCGGCCAACGCGGTGACCTTCCTGCTCTGCTGGGAACTGATGGCGGTGAGCTCGTTCTTTCTGGTGGTCACCGAGCACGATCGTGAGGAGTCGGTGCGCGCGGGATTGTGGTATCTCGCGATGACCCACGCGGGATTGCTGGCGCTGCTGGGCGCGTTCTTCCTGCTCGGCCCGGGCGACCCCGCCGTCACCGGCTGGACCTTCGAGGCCATGCGCAGCGCGGCGCCGCAGTTATCCTCCAGCACGCGGAACGCGATCTTCGTGCTGGCCCTGCTCGGGTTCGGGTCGAAAGCCGGCATGGTGCCGTTTCACGTGTGGCTGCCACGCGCGCATCCAGCGGCTCCCAGCCACGTGTCAGCACTGATGTCGGCCGCCATGGTGAAGCTCGGCATCTACGGCCTCCTGCGAATCGGCCTCGACGTGCTCGGGGGCGGGCCGTCGTGGTGGGGCACGCTGCTCATCGTGCTCGGGGCAGCCTCGGCGCTCACTGGCGTGCTCTACGCCCTGGTGGCTGACGATCTCAAGAAGCTGCTCGCGTACTCCACGGTGGAAAACATCGGCCTCGTGCTGCTGGGCGTCGGAGCGGGATTTCTTTTTCTGAGCCTGTCTCAGCCGCACGCGGCCATGCTCGCGATGGCCGCCGCGCTTCTGCACGTGATCAACCACGCCGCGTTCAAAGGCACGCTCTTTCTGAGCGCCGGCTCGATCGTCCACGCGACCGGCACGCGCGACATGAACCTGATGGGCGGGCTCGTCACACGCACGCCATGGACGGCGGCGACCTTTCTGGTCGGCGCGATGGCGATCGCCGCGTTGCCGCCGCTTAATGGCTTCGTCAGCGAATGGCTGCTCTTCCAGTCGTTTCTGCCCGGCGTCACCAGCTCGCAGGCCGCGATCGCCGGCCTGCTCACCCTGGGCGTCGGCGCACTCGCGTTGACCGGCGGCCTGGCGGCTGCGACGTTTGTCAAGGCGTTCGGCATCTCGTGCCTCGCCATCCCGCGATCGACCGAGGCTGCTCACGCTCACGAGAGTCCGCGCTCGATGCGCTTCGGCATGGTCCTGATGGCCGCCTCCTGCCCGTTGCTCGCGTTCGCGACGATTCCCGTGCTGACCACCATCACCGGTGCCCTCGCCGGTCTCGGGGGACTCGCGTGGACGGCGCCGGCGTTCCACCTGGGTGTCACGCTCCGCACGCCGAACGGCATGGCGGCGATGTCGCCTGCGGCGATTGGCGTCGTGCTGGTGGCCGCGCTGACAGGCATCTGGATCGTCGTGCGCGTTGTGGCACGACCGAGGGTGCGCGTCGGTGACACGTGGGGCTGCGGCCGCATCGGCCAGACGCCCAGGATGGAATACACCTCCACCGCGTTTGCCGAGCCGCTGCGCCGCGTGTTCGATCAGCTGTATCGGCCCAACGAGGACCGGGCGGTGGGCGTCGTGCGGCCGGAGTCGCCGTACTACATTCAATCGATGACGTACCAGACGACGATCCATCCGTGGTTCCAGCGAACGCTCTACGACCCGCTGATTGAGGGGGTGGAGCAGGTGGCAGGGTGGGCGCGGCGGATGCAGTCGGGATCGGTCAACGCCTATCTCGGCTACATCGTGTTCGTGCTCGTCGTGCTGCTGGTCTGGGTAATCGGGTTCTGA
- the nuoB gene encoding NADH-quinone oxidoreductase subunit NuoB, with protein sequence MKLFQKIWRVGTVTEPLPEGDCDAIILVRQVDARSQRLLGRAVGIRHVDAGSCNGCEIEISGLLGPVYDLERFGLHFVASPRHADLLLVTGPVTRNMEIPLRKTYEATPDPKLVVAVGDCARDCGVFAGSYAVVGAVAEVVPVDVIVAGCPPSPADILRGILVALGRLELPARTAPSGLAGASPSASPR encoded by the coding sequence ATGAAGCTGTTTCAGAAGATCTGGCGCGTGGGCACCGTGACCGAGCCGCTGCCCGAGGGCGACTGCGATGCCATCATCCTCGTCCGGCAGGTCGATGCCCGATCTCAGCGGCTGCTCGGCCGGGCGGTCGGCATCCGGCACGTGGACGCCGGCTCGTGCAATGGCTGCGAAATTGAAATCTCGGGCCTGCTCGGCCCCGTCTACGACCTCGAGCGCTTCGGTCTCCATTTTGTCGCCTCGCCACGCCATGCAGATCTTCTGCTGGTCACGGGTCCGGTGACGCGCAACATGGAAATCCCGCTCCGCAAGACGTACGAGGCCACACCCGATCCGAAACTGGTCGTCGCCGTCGGCGACTGCGCACGCGACTGCGGCGTGTTCGCAGGCAGTTATGCGGTCGTCGGCGCGGTGGCTGAGGTCGTTCCTGTTGATGTGATCGTGGCAGGATGTCCGCCATCACCGGCCGACATCCTGCGCGGCATTCTCGTGGCGCTCGGCCGGCTGGAGTTGCCGGCGCGGACCGCGCCCTCCGGTCTGGCCGGCGCGAGTCCCTCAGCGAGCCCGCGATGA
- a CDS encoding metalloregulator ArsR/SmtB family transcription factor yields MRAPNTDLQIFKAEFFRALAHPVRIRLLEELRGGDRSVQELQEALSLDQPSVSQQLAVLRAKNLVTASKSGASVRYAVRDPLIHDMLATARAIFNNRLVDTQTMLKELRREVRRIV; encoded by the coding sequence ATGCGAGCGCCAAACACGGATCTGCAGATCTTCAAGGCGGAGTTCTTCCGCGCGCTCGCCCATCCGGTCCGCATCCGCCTGCTCGAGGAACTGCGCGGCGGCGACCGCAGTGTCCAGGAACTGCAGGAGGCACTGAGCCTCGACCAGCCGTCCGTGTCCCAGCAGCTTGCGGTGCTGCGCGCCAAGAACCTCGTCACGGCCAGCAAGTCCGGCGCCTCGGTCCGGTACGCGGTTCGCGACCCCCTCATCCACGACATGCTCGCCACCGCCCGCGCGATCTTCAATAATCGGCTGGTCGATACGCAGACGATGCTCAAGGAACTCAGGCGAGAAGTGCGCCGCATCGTATGA